From the Hyphomicrobium sp. ghe19 genome, one window contains:
- a CDS encoding O-antigen ligase, giving the protein MASIKGEVGAAAPDASDLVRVFRPFLLLVVLLVYWISFEPFHDRSGADLAGPLEGGNIANQIAFPLLFIVLAGFTLATKPNHFRNVAAFPFVAFMVWLLITNMVSGDPATGLKRGLFEVISMTIAAMAVGLPQSPRQFANQLAIAAFAVLVLCYVGVAFLPSLSIHSTGDTLERELAGNWRGFFSHKNEAGAMMVVLIFSGLFITEAGKTWAGWLIVGAASVFLLFSVSKTSIALVPFTLFLAALVYRARSGWFRAVLVLLPLVFLNVATVGSSWPGPIRSLVALVLPDATFTGRTDLWRFSLEQTAEHPIFGYGLTGPWRTNELMYRDKLPAEPEDISGWVEELGTDSHNSYLEAALQFGIPGLALLLIAVIYVPLRDFGVASRLSNNPALVRYFLRLWIYVLFTASLETVLVSRNNPVWFMALMAIVGMHLLARFPVAKEDRR; this is encoded by the coding sequence ATGGCATCGATAAAGGGGGAAGTTGGCGCTGCTGCACCGGATGCCAGCGATCTCGTGCGCGTCTTTCGTCCATTCCTTTTGCTCGTCGTGCTGCTTGTCTATTGGATTTCGTTCGAGCCGTTCCATGACCGCTCGGGCGCCGATCTCGCCGGGCCGCTCGAGGGCGGAAATATCGCCAATCAGATTGCCTTCCCGCTGCTGTTCATCGTGTTGGCCGGCTTTACGCTCGCTACGAAGCCGAACCACTTCCGCAACGTCGCGGCGTTTCCGTTTGTTGCGTTCATGGTTTGGCTGCTGATCACGAATATGGTCTCTGGCGATCCTGCGACGGGTTTGAAGCGCGGCCTATTCGAGGTCATCTCGATGACGATTGCGGCGATGGCCGTGGGACTGCCACAGAGCCCGCGTCAGTTCGCAAATCAACTCGCGATCGCGGCTTTCGCCGTGCTCGTTCTTTGCTACGTGGGCGTTGCGTTTCTCCCGTCGCTTTCCATCCACTCGACGGGCGACACCTTGGAGAGGGAACTCGCGGGCAACTGGCGCGGGTTCTTCAGTCACAAGAATGAAGCTGGGGCAATGATGGTCGTCCTCATCTTCTCGGGGTTATTCATCACTGAGGCCGGCAAGACTTGGGCCGGCTGGCTGATCGTCGGCGCGGCGTCTGTGTTCCTGCTGTTCTCGGTGTCGAAGACGTCGATTGCGCTGGTGCCGTTTACGCTCTTCCTAGCGGCGCTGGTCTACCGGGCGCGGAGTGGTTGGTTTCGCGCCGTCCTCGTCCTGCTGCCGCTTGTTTTTCTGAACGTTGCAACGGTCGGATCGAGCTGGCCGGGTCCGATCAGATCACTCGTCGCCCTCGTGCTTCCGGATGCCACCTTCACGGGGCGAACGGATCTTTGGCGCTTCTCTCTCGAGCAGACGGCCGAGCATCCGATTTTCGGCTACGGGCTTACGGGGCCGTGGCGGACGAACGAGCTCATGTACCGTGACAAGCTGCCGGCGGAACCGGAGGATATTTCGGGCTGGGTCGAAGAACTCGGAACGGATTCTCACAACAGCTATCTCGAAGCGGCGCTTCAATTCGGCATTCCCGGTTTGGCTTTGCTGCTGATCGCCGTGATCTATGTTCCGCTGCGGGACTTCGGGGTTGCATCACGATTGTCGAACAATCCGGCTCTCGTGCGCTATTTCCTGAGGCTGTGGATCTACGTCCTCTTCACAGCGTCGCTGGAGACCGTGCTCGTCTCGCGCAACAATCCGGTCTGGTTCATGGCTCTGATGGCGATTGTCGGGATGCATCTGCTTGCGCGTTTCCCCGTCGCCAAAGAGGATCGCCGCTGA
- a CDS encoding polysaccharide deacetylase family protein — translation MDGINAIGRPVQGSRAELTPKRVTGLCASASRYLARIVPTKPIFAKNTHPIVSFTFDDAPDSARTNGARILDRYGIRGTYYIAPGICGNRDEHWTVIDKRDVGALARAGHEIGCHTYNHVKVQSLTRSALARETQQCFNALRDICGNAVSKNFAYPFGNVSFPRKFDLDKTFSSCRSIYCGLNSGLIDLAMLRSVELYDRTSTEQSINAILDQAIATNAWVIFYTHDVTPSPSWIGCSPAHLEMAVKAAMARGIPCLSVDEALHGIGVRA, via the coding sequence ATGGACGGCATCAACGCGATCGGCAGACCGGTTCAAGGAAGTCGCGCCGAACTAACACCGAAGCGCGTTACGGGCCTTTGTGCCAGCGCCTCGCGCTATCTCGCGCGTATCGTGCCGACGAAGCCGATCTTCGCGAAAAACACCCATCCGATCGTGAGTTTCACCTTCGACGATGCACCGGATTCCGCTCGGACGAATGGTGCGCGGATCCTTGATCGCTATGGCATACGTGGAACCTACTACATCGCGCCCGGTATCTGCGGAAACCGAGACGAGCATTGGACCGTCATCGACAAGCGCGACGTCGGGGCGCTCGCCCGCGCAGGCCACGAAATCGGCTGCCACACGTACAACCACGTCAAAGTGCAGAGCTTGACGCGATCCGCCCTCGCACGCGAAACGCAACAGTGCTTCAATGCCCTTCGCGACATTTGCGGCAACGCAGTGAGCAAAAATTTCGCCTATCCATTCGGGAATGTTTCGTTCCCGCGGAAGTTCGACCTCGACAAAACGTTCAGCAGCTGCCGCAGCATCTACTGTGGTTTGAACTCGGGCCTGATCGATCTGGCGATGCTTCGATCAGTAGAACTGTATGATCGAACGAGCACCGAGCAATCCATCAACGCAATTCTCGACCAGGCGATCGCGACAAACGCATGGGTCATTTTCTATACCCACGACGTGACGCCCAGTCCAAGCTGGATCGGCTGCTCCCCCGCTCATCTCGAAATGGCAGTGAAGGCAGCAATGGCGCGCGGAATTCCATGCCTGTCGGTCGACGAAGCCTTGCACGGCATCGGCGTTCGCGCCTGA
- a CDS encoding glycosyltransferase, producing the protein MMLHGTNRKSTFHANLAGDVGQATDTADADAIEAVTSRPHVAFFIRALHGGGAQRDAILLANSLFETGIEVSILTLVPEGRLRQFVADGVRIVHVSAKRLATAVIPLSNAIRQLRPTVLFSSEAAPNVAAFAATRLLSPKTRPRLVLREVTAPSIAKDLDPYLQNRLAFRAAGYVYSRADRVLTLTEGARRDLILNFGVPAERISVMTSNAVIDPPTAARLALGKETPETREKGLLVAIGRLSPEKDHLTLIEAFADLVKRVPSRLVIVGEGPMRPTLEDIIARLELEDRVTLTGATNDPFEWLLKANVLVSSSKFEGLGNVLIEALACGTAVVSTDCPYGPREVLEGGRLGGLVPVGDTKALSTAIELALNTPTDRAALRRAAEQHTTRQAAAYLISNLELG; encoded by the coding sequence ATGATGCTTCATGGGACAAACCGGAAATCCACTTTCCATGCCAACCTCGCAGGCGATGTTGGCCAAGCGACTGACACCGCGGACGCCGATGCGATCGAGGCCGTGACCTCTCGACCGCACGTCGCATTCTTCATCCGTGCACTCCACGGCGGAGGCGCTCAGCGCGACGCCATCTTGTTGGCGAACAGCCTTTTCGAAACGGGCATCGAGGTCAGCATTCTCACGCTCGTTCCCGAAGGCCGGCTGAGGCAGTTCGTGGCGGACGGCGTCCGCATTGTTCACGTCTCCGCGAAGCGCCTCGCAACGGCAGTCATCCCTCTCAGCAACGCGATCCGCCAGTTGCGGCCGACGGTGCTCTTCAGTTCTGAAGCCGCCCCCAACGTCGCGGCGTTCGCCGCCACCCGATTGCTCTCGCCGAAAACACGCCCGCGCCTCGTGCTGCGCGAAGTGACAGCGCCCTCGATTGCGAAAGACCTCGACCCGTATCTTCAGAACCGCCTCGCCTTCCGCGCCGCCGGATACGTCTACAGTCGCGCCGATCGCGTCCTCACCTTGACGGAAGGCGCTCGCCGCGACCTCATCTTGAATTTCGGCGTACCGGCCGAACGGATCAGCGTCATGACATCGAACGCTGTCATCGATCCACCGACGGCTGCGCGGTTGGCACTCGGAAAAGAAACCCCCGAAACGCGCGAAAAAGGTTTGCTCGTCGCGATTGGCCGCCTGTCACCCGAAAAAGACCATCTGACATTGATCGAAGCATTCGCCGATCTCGTGAAGCGCGTGCCCTCGCGCCTCGTCATTGTCGGCGAAGGCCCGATGCGTCCGACGCTCGAAGACATCATCGCGCGCCTTGAACTCGAAGATCGCGTAACGCTCACGGGCGCAACAAACGATCCATTCGAATGGCTTCTGAAGGCCAACGTGCTCGTCAGCTCGTCGAAGTTCGAAGGGCTCGGCAACGTGCTGATCGAAGCTCTCGCCTGCGGCACCGCCGTCGTTTCAACCGATTGCCCTTATGGACCTCGGGAAGTTCTCGAAGGCGGTCGCCTCGGCGGCCTCGTGCCGGTCGGCGATACGAAAGCGCTCTCGACCGCGATCGAGCTTGCTCTCAATACGCCGACTGACAGAGCTGCGCTGAGACGCGCCGCCGAACAGCATACCACGCGACAAGCAGCGGCATATCTCATCTCCAATCTGGAACTCGGGTGA
- a CDS encoding lipopolysaccharide biosynthesis protein → MILRHAVIYIGSRVFAAALNLLSVALFARLAGPETFGAYLLYLASAYIIYGFAIQWLRMSFFAVYTADHSLSIVGTFIRTMSVLVGLVAVIGGLTVWAGIFSRDAVAGTVLPTVGLAVFETFYEISRARLKVELVGVAVLLRALFVPVGGAVAFALTGTATGLAAGVALANVLAAAPLIREGWPAVREKFSAGIARQYLKYGSPLILAFGINAAGQSGDRLLLAKFDSVGAVGPYGAVSDLIKQSLVVVSEAVAGSYMPHAKRAASDGDSARTRLILTEAFRAYSFITAFGSAFILCFAPDLVHVLFGEAYAEAAASLVPIFTLATALYVFRAFYFGQAIYFLESSSAELYASTATVAAGAATALLLIPSHGAAGAALAMLAAQGAGCLVAALAARRWQAMPLPILDLFGIAGIAAAAAFLADTADLLPAAHVVILALKLAALGLGACLVIALYDIFGIGVWTRQLTLRKLAAIRLV, encoded by the coding sequence ATGATTTTGCGCCACGCTGTGATCTACATCGGTTCGCGAGTGTTTGCTGCGGCGCTCAACTTGCTTTCGGTCGCCCTCTTTGCGCGTCTTGCAGGGCCCGAGACGTTCGGCGCTTATCTTCTCTACCTCGCTTCGGCGTACATCATTTACGGCTTCGCCATTCAATGGCTCAGGATGTCGTTTTTTGCCGTCTATACGGCGGACCATTCGCTTTCGATCGTCGGCACGTTCATTCGCACGATGTCTGTTTTGGTCGGTTTGGTCGCCGTCATAGGGGGCTTGACCGTTTGGGCGGGCATCTTCAGCCGCGATGCTGTGGCGGGCACCGTCCTGCCGACGGTCGGCCTCGCTGTATTCGAGACGTTCTATGAGATCTCACGTGCGCGCCTGAAGGTGGAACTGGTTGGGGTCGCCGTGCTTCTTCGGGCGCTTTTCGTTCCGGTCGGCGGGGCGGTCGCCTTCGCGTTAACGGGAACCGCGACGGGCCTTGCAGCCGGCGTTGCGCTCGCTAACGTTTTGGCGGCGGCGCCTTTGATCCGCGAGGGTTGGCCGGCGGTTAGAGAGAAGTTCTCCGCCGGTATTGCGCGTCAATATTTGAAGTACGGCTCGCCGCTGATCCTGGCTTTCGGCATCAATGCCGCCGGACAAAGCGGCGATCGATTGCTTCTCGCAAAATTCGACAGCGTCGGGGCGGTCGGTCCGTATGGCGCGGTCAGCGATCTCATTAAGCAAAGCCTCGTCGTGGTATCCGAGGCGGTTGCCGGATCTTACATGCCGCACGCAAAACGCGCCGCGAGCGATGGCGACAGCGCGCGAACGAGGCTCATTTTAACGGAAGCGTTCCGCGCGTATTCGTTCATAACGGCCTTTGGATCGGCCTTTATTCTGTGCTTTGCGCCCGACTTGGTCCACGTGCTTTTCGGCGAGGCTTACGCCGAGGCCGCCGCGTCTCTGGTTCCAATCTTTACGTTGGCGACGGCCCTTTACGTTTTCCGGGCGTTCTACTTCGGGCAGGCGATCTATTTCCTGGAGAGCTCATCGGCCGAACTCTATGCTTCGACTGCGACAGTGGCTGCGGGTGCCGCAACGGCGCTTCTGCTCATTCCATCTCATGGTGCGGCCGGCGCGGCTTTGGCCATGCTCGCGGCGCAGGGAGCGGGTTGTCTCGTTGCGGCACTCGCGGCGCGACGGTGGCAAGCCATGCCGCTTCCCATTCTCGATCTTTTCGGCATTGCTGGCATTGCAGCAGCCGCGGCGTTCCTGGCCGATACCGCTGATCTGCTGCCAGCGGCTCATGTGGTGATATTGGCGCTTAAGCTTGCTGCACTCGGCCTTGGGGCGTGCCTCGTGATCGCGTTGTACGATATCTTCGGTATCGGCGTCTGGACGCGGCAACTCACGCTCCGCAAGCTTGCCGCTATCCGATTGGTCTAA
- a CDS encoding glycosyltransferase, producing the protein MQQTKFQFGASRKNLLTDARLATAGATAHPEEDIRRLEPRSAQHGRSGSRISVLQLVHSNEGGGVEALAQMISDGLQSGGARVETRFIYPGISATTAQKLRGIAGAIMTIARTRPDTLIAYQSTASVIVGLIGALVGCKRRIVHQTAMPEEIHPAVRLLDAAMGSAGLYSVNIANSAATEHAFRHYPQRYRRNLRRIDHGLDAPKARHPRAEVLPRHAIPDDGLLLLNAGRLCDQKGQHQIVRALTHVTGARLILAGGGPNENDLREQARSLGVADRIHFLGIVSRETLGDLLGAVDVFVFPSKWETFGLAAVEAAMAGVAIVAADLPVLREVLSVGGSEPVSFIDPDDTLAFAAAIGAQRPRTQTNADLDKFAQAIRAKYSRGRMLAAYNELVVAAK; encoded by the coding sequence TTGCAACAAACCAAGTTCCAGTTTGGGGCATCGCGAAAGAATTTGTTAACCGACGCGCGTCTCGCGACGGCGGGCGCAACTGCTCATCCGGAAGAAGACATTCGACGGCTTGAGCCGCGCTCCGCACAACATGGCCGAAGCGGCAGCAGAATTTCCGTCTTGCAACTCGTTCACAGCAACGAAGGCGGCGGCGTCGAAGCGCTCGCCCAGATGATCTCGGACGGACTTCAAAGCGGCGGCGCCCGCGTCGAGACGCGCTTCATTTACCCCGGCATCAGCGCCACCACCGCTCAGAAGCTGCGCGGCATTGCAGGCGCGATCATGACAATCGCGAGGACGAGGCCCGACACGCTTATCGCCTATCAATCGACGGCGTCTGTCATCGTCGGCCTCATTGGAGCTCTCGTCGGCTGCAAACGGCGTATCGTGCACCAAACCGCGATGCCGGAAGAAATTCACCCCGCAGTCCGCCTGCTCGATGCAGCCATGGGGTCGGCGGGGCTCTACAGCGTCAACATCGCGAACTCCGCCGCAACCGAGCACGCCTTCCGTCATTATCCGCAGCGCTACCGCAGAAATCTGCGCAGGATCGATCACGGCCTAGATGCACCAAAAGCACGTCACCCCCGCGCCGAAGTCTTGCCTCGACATGCCATTCCGGACGACGGCCTGCTGCTTCTGAACGCCGGCAGACTTTGCGATCAGAAGGGCCAGCACCAGATCGTTCGCGCTCTGACCCATGTGACCGGCGCCCGGCTTATCCTTGCGGGCGGCGGACCGAACGAGAACGACCTACGCGAACAGGCACGCTCGCTTGGAGTTGCAGATCGAATCCACTTCTTGGGAATTGTCTCTCGGGAGACACTCGGCGATCTTCTCGGCGCCGTCGACGTGTTCGTGTTTCCGTCCAAATGGGAAACGTTCGGGCTTGCGGCGGTGGAAGCAGCGATGGCCGGCGTAGCGATTGTTGCAGCAGACCTTCCGGTCTTGCGCGAAGTCCTCTCCGTCGGCGGCAGCGAACCCGTAAGCTTCATCGACCCCGATGACACGCTGGCATTCGCCGCAGCGATCGGAGCCCAACGCCCGCGAACGCAAACAAACGCCGATCTCGATAAGTTCGCTCAGGCAATCCGCGCCAAATATTCGCGCGGCCGGATGCTCGCCGCCTATAACGAACTGGTCGTTGCAGCCAAATAG
- a CDS encoding NAD(P)/FAD-dependent oxidoreductase gives MFDIAAAREPAEEGDHSVSDVTIIGAGAAGSMAAIVLARRGISVTLVDMRAKHPPEFRCEKIVDDQLELIKQLQLLDLLKQISTRVDRMLVVRPGNIQELRKTTEYGFSYQDFINSLRSNLPGRVRFINERVAKIRNGEETQIIELANGETLSTRLVVLATGLAQGLRQNLGMALDTVHHHHSLCVGFSVRPGAGQKFNFPALTYYSERLESSIAYITLFPMGDVMRANLFTYHGYQDTFVAEIRNDPISALYSAMPGLEKFLGSFEVTDGVRIRMIDLDRVANHRQHGVVLIGDAFQTSCPATGTGLTRCMNDVARLSEHIDDWLAAPGMSRSKLASFYDDRRKTSVDDHATYAAHYARKFATDRSLSWDLRRIKTVLRSRFNIMEASLGERLSLLSAFLIQ, from the coding sequence ATGTTCGACATCGCCGCTGCGCGGGAGCCAGCGGAGGAAGGCGACCATTCCGTCTCCGACGTCACGATCATCGGTGCGGGCGCCGCCGGTTCGATGGCTGCGATCGTTCTGGCGCGGCGAGGAATTTCCGTCACGCTTGTCGACATGCGTGCCAAACATCCTCCGGAATTTCGCTGCGAAAAAATTGTCGACGACCAACTCGAGCTGATCAAGCAACTTCAACTTCTCGACCTCCTGAAGCAGATTTCAACGCGCGTCGACCGGATGCTGGTCGTGCGGCCCGGCAACATTCAGGAGCTGCGTAAAACGACCGAATACGGCTTCAGCTATCAGGACTTCATCAATTCGTTGCGGTCGAACCTTCCCGGACGCGTGCGGTTCATCAACGAGCGGGTTGCAAAGATTCGTAACGGCGAAGAGACACAGATCATCGAACTCGCCAATGGCGAAACGCTTTCGACGCGTCTCGTCGTGCTGGCGACCGGGCTGGCGCAGGGACTACGTCAAAACCTCGGAATGGCGCTCGATACTGTTCATCATCATCACTCGCTCTGCGTCGGCTTTTCGGTGCGACCAGGTGCAGGACAGAAATTCAATTTTCCGGCGCTGACGTATTACAGCGAGCGCCTTGAAAGCAGCATTGCCTACATCACGCTGTTTCCGATGGGCGACGTGATGCGCGCCAATCTCTTCACCTATCACGGCTATCAGGATACGTTTGTCGCCGAGATCAGAAACGATCCGATTTCGGCGCTTTACAGTGCAATGCCTGGGCTCGAGAAATTTCTCGGATCGTTCGAGGTGACCGATGGCGTTCGGATCAGAATGATCGACCTCGATCGTGTGGCGAACCACCGTCAGCACGGCGTTGTTTTGATCGGCGATGCGTTTCAGACGTCATGCCCTGCGACCGGCACGGGATTGACCCGGTGCATGAACGACGTCGCGCGTTTGTCGGAGCACATCGACGATTGGCTTGCGGCGCCCGGCATGAGCCGGAGCAAACTCGCGTCATTCTACGACGATCGCCGGAAGACGTCGGTTGATGATCATGCGACTTATGCAGCCCATTATGCGCGCAAATTCGCGACCGACCGGAGCCTGAGCTGGGATCTGCGGCGCATCAAAACGGTTCTGCGATCTCGCTTCAACATCATGGAAGCTTCTCTCGGGGAGCGATTGAGCCTGCTGTCGGCATTTTTGATCCAATAG
- a CDS encoding GNAT family N-acetyltransferase, whose amino-acid sequence MTAATNPNFTIEIASTWSSISDRWQALERHAFASPFQTAHWIGNWYESFTATGIEPVIVCVVERSSGRDLMMIPLMRHSQSGIRRIEFADLWITDYNAPLARSDYDFRGFTDDIWPAILRALPPADVLTLQKMPLSLGSNVNPMTTLSGIGSSDLSGHIVSLGDDWNEYLSTLSKSARRELRRRATKFTNENGGRLRRITNNDEAVEALQVLQEQQTSRLAARGAKHVFNEPVYQEFYRRQLLRGLVTGHAVMFVLAADAEIVATFFALKNNDHTTLIRMSQSQDPSWRPLGLGKMIIHQALEALHSEGCRTFDLSVGAHRYKDEFGVSPVPMAELTTPLSLRGTPFIARRKAIAYISRKPKLMALARSIADRLPRIAS is encoded by the coding sequence GTGACCGCTGCCACCAATCCAAATTTCACCATCGAAATCGCCTCGACCTGGAGTTCCATTTCCGATCGCTGGCAGGCGCTTGAACGGCACGCATTTGCATCGCCCTTTCAAACGGCCCATTGGATCGGAAATTGGTACGAATCCTTCACGGCCACCGGCATCGAACCCGTCATCGTCTGTGTTGTAGAGCGAAGTTCCGGCCGTGACCTCATGATGATCCCGCTCATGCGGCACTCTCAGAGCGGGATCAGGCGGATCGAATTCGCCGATCTATGGATTACGGACTACAACGCCCCCCTCGCGCGCTCGGACTACGATTTTCGGGGCTTTACCGACGACATTTGGCCGGCCATTCTGCGAGCGCTTCCGCCGGCGGACGTCCTGACGCTGCAAAAAATGCCATTGTCGCTAGGCTCTAACGTCAACCCCATGACGACGCTTTCCGGCATCGGAAGCAGTGATCTGAGCGGCCATATCGTATCGCTCGGCGACGATTGGAACGAATACCTGTCGACGCTCAGTAAATCCGCGCGCCGGGAACTGCGCCGCCGCGCAACCAAGTTCACTAACGAGAACGGAGGGCGGCTGCGACGCATCACGAACAACGATGAGGCGGTGGAAGCCCTCCAAGTGCTCCAGGAACAACAAACCTCGCGCTTGGCCGCCCGCGGCGCCAAGCATGTGTTCAATGAACCGGTCTACCAAGAGTTCTATCGCCGTCAGCTTTTGCGTGGTCTCGTGACCGGGCACGCGGTGATGTTCGTACTCGCGGCTGATGCCGAAATCGTCGCGACATTCTTCGCCCTCAAGAATAACGATCACACCACGCTCATACGGATGAGCCAGTCGCAAGATCCCTCATGGCGGCCGCTCGGATTGGGCAAGATGATCATACATCAGGCTCTCGAAGCGCTGCATTCCGAAGGCTGCCGTACCTTTGATCTGTCGGTGGGCGCGCACCGGTATAAGGACGAGTTCGGCGTTTCGCCCGTGCCGATGGCGGAATTGACGACACCGCTGAGTTTGCGCGGCACGCCCTTCATCGCTCGCAGAAAAGCCATCGCCTATATTTCGCGGAAGCCCAAACTGATGGCGCTCGCGCGCTCGATTGCCGATAGGCTCCCGCGCATTGCGTCGTAA
- a CDS encoding VacJ family lipoprotein, with protein sequence MKFRAIFNLTGSMLVAAGLSACAGSAPSLPSAQYLASPEKDEEPKAISDPNEAFNRAVFDNNQKFNHAVLYPAAKAYNENVPQAVRDRVEAFSTNLSEPMVFANDILQLRPQAAATTFGRFALNSTLGIGGLFDVAATQGLDRQSGDFGQTMYVWGYRDSSYLVLPIVGPTNVRDAMGSTIEFAAQLDSGAFLPASLLSMKSVADFIEDVQPVTNAVGVAGTVSSPLTNLSKAQDMETLEDSSLDFYTMLRSVTDQKRQAELQEALDTSALTSTPPAPDPNAIEPVTVLVSSPTMLEVRRVVDASKTASPATGTMVIIGPPVPAEAPVAR encoded by the coding sequence GTGAAGTTTCGTGCAATCTTCAATTTGACCGGCAGCATGCTGGTCGCCGCGGGATTGTCCGCGTGCGCCGGTTCGGCGCCGTCTTTGCCGTCTGCCCAATATCTCGCATCGCCCGAAAAAGACGAAGAGCCGAAGGCGATTTCGGATCCGAACGAAGCGTTCAACCGCGCCGTCTTCGACAACAATCAGAAATTCAATCACGCCGTTCTCTATCCCGCAGCCAAAGCTTACAACGAGAACGTTCCCCAGGCGGTGCGCGACCGGGTCGAAGCCTTCTCGACGAACCTTTCTGAGCCGATGGTGTTTGCGAACGACATTCTGCAGCTCCGTCCGCAGGCGGCCGCAACCACGTTCGGACGTTTCGCTTTGAATTCGACGCTCGGAATTGGCGGCCTGTTCGACGTTGCGGCGACGCAAGGTCTCGATCGCCAGTCGGGCGATTTCGGCCAGACCATGTATGTCTGGGGGTATCGTGACAGCAGCTACCTGGTGCTGCCGATCGTCGGTCCGACAAACGTCAGAGACGCGATGGGCAGTACTATCGAGTTTGCGGCTCAGTTGGATTCGGGTGCGTTCCTCCCCGCATCGCTTTTGTCGATGAAGAGCGTCGCGGATTTCATTGAAGACGTTCAACCCGTGACAAATGCCGTCGGTGTGGCGGGAACCGTGTCGAGCCCGCTCACCAATCTCAGCAAAGCACAGGATATGGAGACGCTCGAGGACAGTTCGCTCGACTTCTATACGATGCTCAGAAGCGTGACGGATCAGAAGCGTCAGGCGGAACTGCAGGAAGCATTGGATACGAGCGCTCTGACGAGCACGCCGCCCGCGCCGGATCCGAACGCAATCGAGCCTGTGACCGTGCTCGTGTCGTCGCCGACGATGCTGGAAGTGCGGCGAGTCGTCGATGCGTCCAAGACCGCAAGTCCCGCCACCGGCACCATGGTGATCATCGGGCCGCCGGTGCCGGCGGAAGCGCCGGTCGCGCGGTGA